Proteins encoded in a region of the Ancylobacter sp. SL191 genome:
- the nuoH gene encoding NADH-quinone oxidoreductase subunit NuoH: protein MTTTSWLDTLLQVLIIVAQSLGLLVGLLIVVAYVLLADRKIWAAVQLRRGPNVVGPFGLFQSFADLIKFVLKEPVIPDGSNKGVFLLAPFVTCLLALAAWAVVPIDAGWVVADINVGVLYIFAISSLGVYGVIMGGWASNSKYPFLSALRAAAQMVSYEVSIGFVIVTVLMCAGSLNLSAIVEAQNTPYGILGWYWLPLFPMFVIFFISALAETNRPPFDLGEAESELVAGFMVEYGSTPYMMFMLGEYVAIMTMCALTTILFMGGWLPPVPIAPFTWVPGIVWFLLKVLLVFFMFAMVKAMVPRYRYDQLMRLGWKVFLPISLGMVVLVASVLHFTGLAPGGG from the coding sequence ATGACCACCACAAGCTGGCTCGATACTCTTCTTCAGGTTCTCATCATCGTGGCCCAGAGCCTGGGTCTGCTGGTTGGCCTGCTCATCGTCGTCGCCTATGTGCTGCTGGCCGATCGCAAGATCTGGGCGGCGGTGCAGCTGCGGCGCGGTCCGAACGTGGTCGGGCCCTTCGGCCTGTTCCAGTCCTTCGCCGATCTGATCAAGTTCGTGCTGAAGGAGCCGGTCATCCCCGACGGCTCGAACAAGGGCGTGTTCCTGCTCGCCCCCTTCGTCACCTGCCTGCTGGCGCTCGCCGCCTGGGCCGTGGTGCCGATCGACGCCGGCTGGGTGGTCGCCGACATCAATGTCGGCGTGCTCTACATCTTCGCGATCTCCTCGCTCGGCGTGTACGGCGTCATCATGGGCGGCTGGGCGTCGAACTCGAAGTACCCCTTCCTGTCGGCGCTGCGCGCGGCGGCGCAGATGGTGTCCTACGAGGTCTCCATCGGCTTCGTCATCGTCACCGTGCTGATGTGCGCGGGCTCGCTGAACCTCTCGGCCATCGTCGAGGCGCAGAACACGCCCTATGGCATTCTGGGCTGGTACTGGCTGCCGCTGTTCCCGATGTTCGTGATCTTCTTCATCTCGGCGCTGGCCGAGACGAACCGCCCGCCCTTCGATCTGGGCGAAGCGGAATCCGAGCTGGTCGCCGGCTTCATGGTGGAATACGGCTCGACCCCGTACATGATGTTCATGCTCGGCGAGTATGTGGCGATCATGACCATGTGCGCGCTGACCACCATCCTGTTCATGGGTGGCTGGCTGCCGCCGGTGCCGATCGCCCCCTTCACCTGGGTGCCGGGCATTGTGTGGTTCCTGCTCAAGGTGCTGCTGGTCTTCTTCATGTTCGCCATGGTGAAGGCAATGGTTCCGCGCTACCGCTACGACCAGCTGATGCGTCTGGGCTGGAAGGTCTTCCTGCCGATCTCCCTCGGCATGGTGGTTCTGGTCGCCAGCGTGCTGCACTTCACGGGCCTTGCGCCCGGCGGGGGCTGA
- the nuoI gene encoding NADH-quinone oxidoreductase subunit NuoI, which produces MRLDLAARQLLLTEFVSAFFLAMRYFFKPKATLNYPFEKGPVSPRFRGEHALRRYPNGEERCIACKLCEAICPAQAITIEAGPRRNDGTRRTTRYDIDMVKCIYCGFCQEACPVDAIVEGPNFEFATETREELYYDKAKLLANGDRWEREIARNIELDAPYR; this is translated from the coding sequence ATGAGATTGGATCTGGCGGCCCGCCAGCTGCTGCTCACCGAGTTTGTCTCGGCGTTCTTCCTGGCGATGCGCTATTTCTTCAAGCCGAAGGCGACGCTCAACTACCCCTTCGAGAAGGGGCCGGTGAGCCCGCGCTTCCGTGGCGAGCACGCGCTGCGCCGCTACCCCAACGGGGAAGAGCGCTGCATCGCCTGCAAGCTGTGCGAGGCCATCTGCCCGGCGCAGGCCATCACCATCGAGGCCGGCCCGCGCCGCAATGACGGCACCCGCCGCACGACGCGTTACGACATCGACATGGTGAAGTGCATCTATTGCGGCTTCTGCCAGGAGGCCTGCCCGGTCGATGCGATCGTCGAGGGACCGAACTTCGAGTTCGCCACCGAGACGCGCGAGGAACTCTATTACGACAAGGCCAAGCTGCTCGCGAACGGCGACCGCTGGGAACGCGAGATCGCTCGGAATATCGAGCTCGACGCGCCGTATCGCTGA